From the Xenopus laevis strain J_2021 chromosome 7L, Xenopus_laevis_v10.1, whole genome shotgun sequence genome, the window aagcaaaagacacaactctgtctgttaattggctcatgtgacctaacatatgtttgtgtgcaccgtgaatcgtatgatcccagggggcggcctttattttttaaaatgccaattttctatttatgattacccaatggcacatactacatatattattatgaaaatggtttatttacatgaagcaggattttacacatgagctgtatatctttttatagagacctacattgtttgggggagtatagttagtgctgctccagcagaattctgcactgaaatctgtttctcaaaaagagcaaacagatgtttttatatttaacatggagctagacatattgtcaatttctcagctgcccccaatcatgtgctctgataaattcagTCACTCCACacaccaacagaacaatgggaaggtaaccagataacagctccctaacacaagataacagctgcctggtagatctaagaacaacactcaatagtaaaatccaggtcccactgagacacattcagttacattgagtaggaaaaacaacagcctgccagaaagcagttccatcctaaagtgctggatctttctgaaatcacatgaccaggcaaaatgacctacaaaccaatattacaactaaaaaaatacacttgttggttcaggaatgaaattttaaattgtagaacCGACACTTTGTTCTATACAAGGTGGCTGTACATGGGCTGTTAAAAGCTAAAAACTTTCACCTTCCAGACTGAGCCATAACTTTCCCCAGGTATGGGGCTCAACAGCTGGCCTGCCTGACTGATACCTGGTTGCAAATTCTATCAGGCACCAGCATTTGCCTCCCATGACCAAACAAATGGATCGTGCCGACTTGACCCAGCATTATAATGGCCAAATCTGACCATCACTTGTGTCGTGAGTACAGCTTCAGCCACAATGGCTCAGGACTAGTGAtggaatctgacccatttcacctCACCAAAAAATCGCAAAATGGCGTAATTTTAGATTACATTGTAGTCTATGgacgaaaataatttttttgatgacGCGTGATAAATTGCGTGACaaatttttgacgtgcaacaaatcTTTTCACTCGTTAGGGTCTATGGGAATAATTTTCAAGGCggaacttggcaaaaaattttgctcatcactactcagcacACAATGTTAACCAGAATCCTTAGGACCTGGAGTATACCAGATAATGGGCcattctgtaaattggatcttcatctTCATCAGACATACTGACACccaaaattaaactctttttttacatctatcataatattgcctttgaaagctacttgtaactttgccataaagtatttgcacaatgacattacctgtctgatgccccgtGTTCccgtatgagggggctgccatatttgtgcagcaggagtccggtagcattagaattagggatgcacaaatccactattttggattcagccgaacccctgaatccgttgcgaaagattcaggcaaataccgaatctgaaccctaatttgcatatgctaattaggggtgggaaggggaaaacattttttagttccttgttttgttacaaaaagtcactcgatttccctccctgcccttaatttgcatatgcaaattcgggttcggctgagcagaagaattcggccgaatcccgaaccaaatcctggattcggtgcatccctaattagaatctctaactgacaggctgagatgggacattCAGTTGGaataacagtcaggtttagagACTTCAACTAATAAAACttagataaacaaacctctcagcaaaaaaaacaatccccataacctataggtaacttttaatgtacattcatattttaaaatttagtttttttgtgtcactatcacttttttctactaggaaatcatttaaacattaaatgaacccaataggctggttttgcgtccaataaggattaattatatcttagttgggatcaagtacaagctacggttttattattacagagaaaaaggaaatcattttttaaaatgtggattatttggttaaaatggagtctatgggagacggcttttctgtaatttggatttttctggataacgggtttccagataacatcccatacctgtattgtgttctTCCCATGCCTCTGCTGGTTTCCATCCACTTTCTATAGGGATAATCCAAGCCTTGTCTCACAATATCAtgctctacatcgtactaaacgttaatttaaaggtcaacaacctcTTTTAGTTGCAGTTTGGCACTTGTAGTTTTTTCAGCCCTCAAAACGCTTTCAGGTTTATGTCATAAAAGGCACTAAagttacccaggagcagtaacccatagcaactgcttctgggcaaacttagttcattttattgcatatgggcgTTTGTTTGGCTTCCGAGTGCTCGACTAAGTTCCTGATATTCCtacaaactagggatgcgccaaacCCTGCTTTTTAGGGTTTACCCATATCTAGGGGTATGGATTCAGGCGATACTTAACCAAATCCATACTCTTCATCTGTGGTGTAAGAGCGGGTGCACAAGCAGTAAAAcctgatcagtgtcggactggcccggagGGCCACCTGGaaagaacccggtgggcccccgctgGACCACATGGGattccacaaaataaaaaaaataaaaaacctcgcTGATCTGACTatggcgcatgcgcgccgagcacGCCCTCATGCGTGCGCGCAGAGCGGCGCCTCTTAGTAGGGGGCAGCGGTgaggcccaattgggccccacagtcCGACTCTGAACCTGATGCATAAACTAGGCATGAGCAGAGTTTTTCAGCTCTATgggtttcagattcagtttggccaggctcttAGATTTAGCCGACTTCAAATCCAGACAAAAATGGCTCTCATTCGgcctgaatcccaaaccgaaatCCAGTACTCCCTACtgcaaattcgatttttcaatttaCACTTTATTGGAATCCCAAATTACAATTTCATGTAATATTGGCGTTTTCACGGACATTTGAAACAACCATCAAGATATGAatgatttcaaaatatttttatttcaaatataaaatttaaaaagggaAATTACACTGTACCGGTTTTCTGCAGCagcttaatggggttgttcactttccaaatgcgttttcagattgttctccagaaataaagactttttccaattattttttttaccatttttccaaaatctaagtttaatgttcctgtctctggtgttggaGATTAGTAATTCAGTTGCCGATTCTGctctgttataattttgcaacatcaagggtcagatttatcaagggtcgaaatttcctaatacaaaaaaacttcgaaatccgaatAATAAAAAGACcagccaaaaaattttttttttggggtgaataggccgttttagtttgaattcgaattgtaccaatcgaagaagtaaaaaaatattctatcaaagttttttctaaaaaaaacttagatttttcagagtccaccaattgactccaaataggttctatgtgGTCTCCCATACGCTAAAACAGATTTTAgattagatggcgaatggtcgaagttttaaaaagacagtacatgataagtttccatattcaaatttttttcaaattcaaatcgaatttggtctattccctagtcaaagtacacaaaaagagttcgaaattctaatttttttcatttgaattttcacttcgacccttgataaatctgccccttagttgatacatttctcagcagcatctctggagtctttgcaactattgtatcaattctaacagttaatgaaactcagggattctgctcagtagggacaatgATAACAAATCAACTAAACATATCGATTTAGAACAGtatacagggtcggcgaccccccccccagagcggctttagaaggtgaaaaattagacttacacttcaatattagaaaacacagtcacacatagaaaacagaaagtaattggaaaaactctttatttctggtaaacaatctgaaaacaactgaactgaaaaaagttttggaaggtgacgACCCCTTTAATGTGTTTCCACCTGAGATGAAGGCCATCCCTATAGAGAGAggattttattttcatgttactGAGTGGGTACAGGATGGTATCTGTAAGCAGCGCGTTGTTTCCTAGAGGAGCGCAGCACTACCAGTGACACTATGAGAACATTGGCCACTAAAACAAGGATTCCAAACAAATAGAAACTGCCGTGTTCTGCTTTGGATCCATTCTCCTCACCGATAGATTCTGCAGAGAGAAACAAGATGAGGGCAGTGCAGCTGAACACAAGCGGAGCCTTTCAACGTACAGCAGAAGACAACGGAGTCTAATcataatctaataataaataaaacatgtcgAGGGTAAACCGAGCCTCAAAGATGAACATTCATGCAGTGCCTCTGATTGGAACCTTCagaactcatttattaaaggaacagtaacaccaaaaaatgtaaggggcagatttatcaaaggtcgaggtgaattttcgacttcaaaaaatttgaatttcgagctaatttttgtgtacttccactagggaatagtccaaattcgattagaaattgaaaaaaatttgaaaattcaaatatcgaaatttattatgtaccgtctctttaaaaattcgaacctatttggagtcaattggtggactttgaaaaatttaatattttggggggagaaaactttgattcgaaatttgattgaatgccctattaattcgattcgtacgatcaaaaacggacctatttggccaaaaaaaaactggggtcagccattcaagcacaggatacacagtagctaacagatatgttctgaagaatcccattatatactacaaagcttatctgttatctactgtgatcctgtgcttgaatggctgcccccatggctacacaggatcttgtttatataaactatagtggtacttatctgttatctactgtgtatcctgtgcttgaatggctgccccccatggctacacagcagcttgtttatataaactacagtagtacttatctgttatctactgtgtatcctgtgcttgaatggctgcccccatggctacacagcagcttgttcatataaactatagtagtacttatctgttatctactgtgtatcctgtgcttgaatggctgcccccatggctacacagcagcttgttcatataaactatagtagttcttatctgttatctactgtgtatcctgtgcttgaatggctgcccccatggctacacagcagcttgtttatatcaactatagtagtacttatctgttatctactgtgtatcctgtgcttgaatggctgtccccatgactacacagcagcttgtttatataaactatagtagtacttatctgttatacactgtgtatcctgtgcttgaatggctgccccatgggtacacagcagcttgtttatataaactatagtagtacttatctgttatacactgtgtatcctgtgcttgaatggctgcccccatggctacacagcagcttgtttatataaactatagtagtacttatctgttatctactgtgtatcctgtgcttgaatggctgtccccatggctacacagcagcttgtttatataaactatagtagtacttatctgttatctactgtgtatcctgtgcttgaatggctgtccccatggctacacagcagcttgtttatataaactatagtagtacttatctgttatacactgtgtatcctgtgcttgaatggctgccccatgggtacacagcagcttgtttatataaactatagtagtacttatctgttatacactgtgtatcctgtgcttgaatggctgcccccatggctacacagcagcttgtttatataaactatagtagtacttatctgttatctactgtgtatcctgtgcttgaatggctgtccccatggctacacagcagcttgtttatataaactatagtagtacttatctgttatctactgtgtatcctgtgcttgaatggctgtccccatggctacacagcagcttgtttatataaactatagtagtctttctgaagcatacACACACCAGtattatcagtgcagggcaacagtgcataatattgtcattcctttaaaggggtagttcacctttaagttcatttttagtatgttatagaatggctaattcttgggcttcattgtttatttttcattgtttttaaattacagtatttgcctccttctaactctttccagcgttcaaatgggggtcactgaccccatctataaacaaatgctctgtaaggctacaaattgttattgctactttttattgctcatctttctattcaggcctctcctatttatattccagtctcttattcaaatcagtgcctctTACCTGAAATGTCATTGTGAGTATGATGGCCCAGACGGATTGGTCCCACGACAGCATTTGCTTTCCACTTGCTTGAGCCCAGGTCCCTGCGATGCCGGGTAATACAGCCCTGATTGCAGCGTGATGCAGTGTCATTCGTATCACAGATCACTACACGGCACTTGAGATAAACAGAATTGTGCAAGTGCAGGAACTTGAATGCGCCGAAACTGAAACGTGCAAAACCACTGCCAGATGGAAAGTTGTGATAGGTATCATCCTTCGCACAGCTGCAAGTGGATAGAGCAAGATTAATCACAAAGGCACTTCCTAAATTAGGCAAAAACCATGTTATAATATAACTatagttgttcccctttaaatgaacatttaggggcccatttacttagcttgagtgaaggaatagaggaaaaaaacttcgaatttcaaatggtttttttggctacttcgaccatcgaatgggctacttcgaatcgaacgattcgaactaaaaatcgttcgactattcgaccatttgatagtcgaagtactgtctctttaagaaaaaacttcgaccccctagttcgccacctaaaagctaccaaagtcaatgttagcctatgaggaaggtccccataggctttctaagcttttttaggtcgaagaaaaatcattagatcgatggattaaaatagtttgaaccgaatgatttttcgttcgatcgttcgatcgaactacttgcgctaaatccttcgacttcgatattcgaagtcgaaggatttaacttcgatggtcgaatatcgagggttaattaaccctcgatattcgaccctatgtaaatctgccccctagaatgatataaagagtgataatctgagaccatttgcaattggttttcttttttttattatttgtgtgttttttagttatttagctttttattcagcagctctccagtttgcaatttcagccatctggttgctagtgtccaaattaccctagcaaccagacactgatttgaataagagactgggatatgaataggagagacctgaatagaaagatgagtaataaaaagtaaatttgtagccttacagagcatttgtttttttttagatggggtcagtgacgcccctCTTtggaagctgggaagagtcagaataaaaaagacaaataatttgcaaaaaaatgggGCCCAGCTCACTCCGATCCCCCATCCTACCAACTCTCTGCCCCTCCTCCGCCCACTCCCTAGctaacaatagaggaagcaaacTCTGCAGTCCGGGGCCCCCTTCAACTGTGGGATCTGTTTCCTTTATAGTTACGACACTGGACTTGCTGGCAATgctgcaacatactaaaagtaaacttaaaggtgaaccgcaattttaaatgaattgttaactattaaaggggtggttcacctttaagtaaacttttactatgtaatggaatggccaattctaagcaacttttccattggttttcattatttattttttctagttttataattatttgcctttttcttctgactctttcaagctttcaaatgggcgtcgctgaccccgtctaaaaagcaaatgctctgtaaggctacaaaaatattgttattgctacttttttttactcctctttctagtaaggtcctctcctatttatattccagtctctcattcaaatcaatgcatggttgctagggtaaattgtaccctagcaaccagattgctgaaattgccaactggagagctgctgaataaaaagctaaataactcaaaacccacaaatagtaaaatacaaaaaccaactgcaaattgtctcagaatatcactctctgggtcatactaaaagttaacttaatggtgaacgacccctttaagtaaacttttagtctgttatagaattAACAATTcttagcaagttttcaattggtcttcatgttttaaaatagttatttttaattatttgccttgttatTCTGACTTTCTCaagattttaaatgggggtccctgaccccagcagcataaactattgctctgtgaagctacagttttattgccGCTGGGGTCATTTGTGCCCTAgtaaccagacagctgctgaaattccaaactggatttgtgctgaataaaaaactaaatcattaaaaaaataaaaaacaattaaaaattagggatgcaccgaatccactatttaggattcggccaaacccccgaatccttggtgaaagaatcggctgaataccaaaacaaatcggaatcctaattttcatatgcaaattagggtcaggaaaggaaaaagtcgaaaaaatcttcttttgtgacaaaaagtcgcgtgatttccctacccgtccctaatttacatatgcaaattaggatttggattcgattcggccaggcacatgaatttggcctaatccaaatcctgcttaaaaaaggccgaatccagaaccgaatcctgatttcgGTGGATCCCTtttaaaaattaagaccaattgcaaagtgtctgtgtatattatattaaacGTTCGTTTATAGGTCAACGTAATTGTAAAAGTATGATTCGTTCATTTGGTTTTTGATCTGGAACCAGAGATGCGGTGCTGTTACTTTTTGGGGATTTGGGTTCCTACCCTTGTCTGACGAGATCATACGTTGCAGCTTGGAATTTGGGTTCAGAAGAGGCAAAGCAGGAGTCAGTGAAGACAGTCAGCTGTGGGTCTGGGAGATGCAGTGTGGCTTGTAAGAAAAGCGTCTGGTTTAGATCCACAAAGTAGGGAGATTCCAGCACTGGGGTAACAAAGGTCTCGGAGGTAAAGAAGGACAGACCGACGTCGTATCTGCTGGTGTCCCGCTGCTCCTGAATAATATCATCCTCTGTCGTGTACATTATCTCCACAACCGTATTGCCGTCCAATTCACACGTCACAATAATCTGAACCTGCTTACGTCTAGTGATCAGCCCTCTGGCTAAAGATGCCGAAATGGTGTTTGTGTATGAGATTGTATGATCTTCCAACTGCCAAACAGGAGGacaattccatttaaaaaaaaaaaaaccataaggaAATCAAATCCCTACAAGTTAAATGtctatattgttatattgtctatattgaCATTTACCAGGTGGCAGCATTATTCAGATTACACATGATAGGTTCCAACTGTACAATCAAGTCCCCCATATCTTGACTGTGTGGATTGCTGCTTACACACAGACCTCAATGGAAAATTTgggcagttaaaggggaagtaaagtctaaaatagaataaggctagaaatgctgtatcttgtatactaaatataagcatgaacttactgcaccacaagcctattaaaataaatgatttatgctttcaaagttggccacaaggtgtcaccattttttaactttgttatacatctttgcaagaccaagactgtgcacatgctcagtgtggtctgggctgcttagggttcatcattaattatcaaaacagcacaagtcaaataatatctgccagacaccgatacagtaagactgattaataatccggatatacagactgcactgagtcctgtgttgtcatgtaatctaatgtggattttatagtttttgtattgtttaatacaaactttctcctaCTCTCAAGAACCAGtggttgcagcaaaataatcctccaaatagaatcccagtttatttgtttaaatttggctccataatatttgtccctgcagctggagttggaaacactaaaggggatgtaaaggcaaaaataaaatccaatacaaatctctacacagtcgccgcctgctctacagggaaacaaacaaagctgcttgagttctgcatggctgggaagtaagcctgctgttcataagtatgattgtttccctgcagagcagttagggaccgtctgacaattcctatccacattagtaaatgaagggagaatttcactgcatacagttaggtttcttagaaaaacagtttaattaaagtatattggagataggtttctttttcattgaagaaagtaaaaattggatttaatttttttgcctttacatgccctttaaagaataaggaaacctaaaaaataagtgaatgtaaatttgatgacagtgctattctaagcacttttgcagtgtccaatcattatttatttatttttttaattccaagatattatgggttacatgtactgttaatatgaatgaattttgttacgatagcaccatctgctggtcattttctgaccagtctgaccaccaagtagtcaataaagttgtcaggagaaagaaagaggctgctctgatgttttctggttaggaaacatttcagaaaggtttctaatttttttcctaaccagccTCTTTTACATAAAGAGTTGCATCTGACCTGCCAATGCCCACAAATATATCAGTTTCTCACCTTTCTGACTGTCCCACAAGTCTGGTATGGAACAATAAATGCAACAGGGTTGCTGGATAGAGGTCCGCAAGCTGTATCGGTCAGCGTCAGTTCATCTGCTGTATATCCCAGGCTTTCAAGGTATGATGGATTAATGATCACTGTCATTTCATCTCCAGAGCAGGACAAGGAGGCTACAAAGAAATAAGAGAATGACTTCCTGtctgtgccttaaaggggaatttaactttcaaagttacattttagcatgttatagaatggccagttctaagcaacctttcaattagtctttatttttttaatatttgtttttgattatttgccttcttctcctgactctttccagctttcaactcggggtcactgaccccatctaaaaaaaaaacaaatgctctgtaaggctacaaatgtattgttatttctacttcttattacttatctttctatgaaggtctctcctattcctattccagtgttttattcaaatcgatgcacggttgctagggttatttggaccatattatctcagaatatcactctctagtctacatcaAGCTAAAATtgaacgcaaaggtgaacaacccctttaaaacaatgacAGCTAAATCAGTGTATGATGCGAATGTGTTATGTTTAATCATGCATGTGATAGGGGTGCAGTGAACTCCGTGTT encodes:
- the cuzd1.L gene encoding CUB and zona pellucida-like domains 1 L homeolog precursor (The RefSeq protein has 1 substitution compared to this genomic sequence), which translates into the protein MPSLEWLTIFFVLLAPSLAQEKASPISEQCGDVLTEPYQPLQIKQSADKDCTWDIKRSANETTRLVFSVLNLNPNADCSQENVTVSDENLQVLGVLCPNSPQISVFEAVGGLSVRVFTDSNTSDRILYLFYNSFATGSEPVSCGGNTRGISGTISSPSYPNRHPDFAFCVWHLDAPKNTKIQLSFTEIFLEIDPLCRFDFIAVYDGPSTSSPLLDLLCGRTTAQLETSSNSVTLMLSADYANSYFGFSAAYKALPKSNTTSLSCSGDEMTVIINPSYLESLGYTADELTLTDTACGPLSSNPVAFIVPYQTCGTVRKLEDHTISYTNTISASLARGLITRRKQVQIIVTCELDGNTVVEIMYTTEDDIIQEQRDTSRYDVGLSFFTSETFVTPVLESPYFVDLNQTLFLQATLHLPDPQLTVFTDSCFASSEPKFQAATYDLVRQGCAKDDTYHNFPSGSGFARFSFGAFKFLHLHNSVYLKCRVVICDTNDTASRCNQGCITRHRRDLGSSKWKANAVVGPIRLGHHTHNDISESIGEENGSKAEHGSFYLFGILVLVANVLIVSLVVLRSSRKQRAAYRYHPVPTQ